In Streptococcus pneumoniae, the sequence CTTTATCTTTATAAGCTTCAAGGTCCCTATCCCATCTATTTGCAACAATTAGATCACTTTGTTTTATAAATAGTTCAAAATTCTTTTCAAAAATTACGTTATCTATACTAACGTTTAAATTTGGTTCATATACTAAAATTTTTATACCGACAATCAATAGTTCATTAATTATACTTAAAATAGCTGACTCTTTGTAATTATCTGAATTATATTTCATCCCCAATTTATATATTCCTACTATCTTTGGCTTTCGTTCCAATATTTGTTTAACTATGAACTGTTTTCTATTTGTGTTTGAAATATCAATCGCTTCTATCACTGGGGCATTTATTTCTATAAATTCTTTTTTTAATTGTTTAGTATCTTTGGGAAGACAATATCCTCCAAATCCAAAAGAAGGATTATTATAAAAATTTCCAATTCTTGGATCTAAACAAACACCTTTTATTACAACTTCAGCATTTAAACTTCTCCTCTCAGCAAAAGAATCTAGTTCATTAAAAAAAGCAACACGGAGAGCTAAGAATGTGTTAGAAAAAAGCTTAATTGCTTCTGCTTCAGTAGGAGAAACTAACATAACATTTTTAATATTGGCAGTACTATGAGTACTAATCGAAAGGAACAACTCTGCAATTTTTCTTCCTTCAACTGTCTCATCTCCAACAACTATGCGACTTGGATATAAATTATCATATATAGAACAACCTTCTCTCAAAAATTCAGGGACAAAAATGATATTTTTTGTATCAAACAGCCTTTTTAATTTGTTTGAAAAGCCGATCGGAACTGTTGACTTTAAAATAATCTTTCCATTAGGTTTTACCCTCAGAATCTTCGATACCGTTTGTTCGATTTCATATGTATTAAAACTACCAATTTTCTCATCATAATCTGTCGGAAGCGCAATAATATAATAATCAATATTATTTTTAATTTCAGAAAATGTATCAAAAAAAGTAATATTTAAGTTATTCTCGCAAAAAAACTTCATAAGCTCTTCATTTTTAGATGGAAGAGTGCCCTTTTTTAAATTATTTATTTTTACAGAATCTATATCATATGCAACAAC encodes:
- a CDS encoding nucleotide sugar dehydrogenase — protein: MNIAVIGLGHVGLAYALLFASKYKVVAYDIDSVKINNLKKGTLPSKNEELMKFFCENNLNITFFDTFSEIKNNIDYYIIALPTDYDEKIGSFNTYEIEQTVSKILRVKPNGKIILKSTVPIGFSNKLKRLFDTKNIIFVPEFLREGCSIYDNLYPSRIVVGDETVEGRKIAELFLSISTHSTANIKNVMLVSPTEAEAIKLFSNTFLALRVAFFNELDSFAERRSLNAEVVIKGVCLDPRIGNFYNNPSFGFGGYCLPKDTKQLKKEFIEINAPVIEAIDISNTNRKQFIVKQILERKPKIVGIYKLGMKYNSDNYKESAILSIINELLIVGIKILVYEPNLNVSIDNVIFEKNFELFIKQSDLIVANRWDRDLEAYKDKVYTRGIWIRD